From the Rhodopirellula islandica genome, the window TTGGTAGCGGCTCGCCAAAGCCGCGTTTTCCATCAATCGCCCGACGTGGACGCGTTCAGCGACCGCGCCGGCCAACTCAAAAGCGTGAGCGGTTTCGACGTCGCAGTTGGTACCGGGAGCACGCAGGACAAGAACGCGAGGCTGAGGCATGGAAAAGCAGCTTTTCAGGCAGGTAGGTGAACAAAATCCAATCCGCAAAGCTTAGTTTTTCGGGTCAACGGTCGGAAGTGTGTGACCAACCACAGAACGGTTTTTTCAAGGGATGTCACTCCGAAGGGTCAAAAGTAGCAGCAATCCGACAGCGAGGCTAAACTATTCAGGTTCGACCGCCGCTGCAGCCCTGATCACCGGAACCTTCGATGGACCCCCTCGAGGAACTGATTCAACCGATCCGTCATTCACCGCAACTGCCGTTGTTGGTCGATCGTTTGACGCAGCAACTTCAAGCAGAACGCGACGCCGAGAGCGTTTCTATGACGAGATGACGCCCGAACAAAAGATCGAGTTCATCGATGGAGAGGTCGTTTTGCATTCCCCCGCTCGCAATCGTCACCTGGACGCCACGCTCAATGCCGCAAAGCTGATCCACACCTTCGTGTCGCGTCATCGTTTAGGGACGGTCAAAACAGAAAAGTGCCTCTGCGTTTTTCCTCGAAACGATTACGAACCAGAGATCGTCTTTTTCGGCCCTGAAAAAACCTCCCAGTTCCAACCCGAGACGATGAAATTCCCGGTACCGGATTTAGCCGTGGAGGTTTTGTCATCCTCCACCGAATCACGTGATCGCGGGGTCAAATTCGAAGACTACGCAGCCAACGGGGTCGGCGAATACTGGATCATCAACACCGAAGAAGCGACCATCGAACAATTTGTTCTCGAAAAGGAGACCTACCATTTGCGAATGAAATCCTCCTCAGGACGCCTGGTCAGCAATGTCATCACCGGCCTGGAGATGGATGTCGAAGCCATCTTCGACGACGAGAAAAACCTCGTGCACTCGCTCATATACTCACCGAAGGAACTACGAAACAATGATAGTCGCCTCATGGCCTGGACCGACGGCACCAGAGTAGAACAGTTGTCCCCAACTGTTCCGTCGAGCGTTTCTCCAACGCCAAGCCTTGTTGCCCCCCATCCCACTGCCAACCGCTCGCGTCACGCTGCTTCGACGGCACTCACCCGTCACGCAAACATTTGGGGACAAATGTCCTACTCTGGTGTCGTTTTCAGGCCACAAAGGACGCGAAAAGCACGAAGTGGCAGTGATGGTCCGAATTCTTGGCGAATCCGGCTACACGGTGCCCCCGTGATTGCCAAGAACCGAACCGGGAACCAAGATGCGTGCTCTCTGTTGTAGCTCGGGGGCCCCCCTCGTTTGATACCGTTTTCGCCAATCGCTTTTGAACATGCTTCACGCCGAATCACTTCGTCAGGACCCCCGGATCGCACAAGCCA encodes:
- a CDS encoding Uma2 family endonuclease, with amino-acid sequence MTPEQKIEFIDGEVVLHSPARNRHLDATLNAAKLIHTFVSRHRLGTVKTEKCLCVFPRNDYEPEIVFFGPEKTSQFQPETMKFPVPDLAVEVLSSSTESRDRGVKFEDYAANGVGEYWIINTEEATIEQFVLEKETYHLRMKSSSGRLVSNVITGLEMDVEAIFDDEKNLVHSLIYSPKELRNNDSRLMAWTDGTRVEQLSPTVPSSVSPTPSLVAPHPTANRSRHAASTALTRHANIWGQMSYSGVVFRPQRTRKARSGSDGPNSWRIRLHGAPVIAKNRTGNQDACSLL